In a genomic window of Myxococcales bacterium:
- a CDS encoding elongation factor G: MKVATSFRPQDIRNIALIGRAGAGKTTLAEALLHRCGAITRMGSVDDATTISDYEPEAKKHHQSISATMLFATHAGREINIIDTPGHPDFVGHALAALPAVEIAVLVIDAGAGLDLPTRRLYAAAGELGLARMIVVNKIDTNLGGLPAVVEGLRATLGPNLHCINLPSAKGTDVIDCFDHAAGASDFGSVAEVHQEMLESSIEVDDAALERYLGGEPIDLPALRQCFVTAMARGHVVPVLFTAASAEVGVDDLLHILVEEGPSPITGRPRRLRQGEQTVELGCDADAPLIAHVWKIANDPYAGKLAMVRILQGTLDGQTPFVAASDRKARKAGAVLKVEGREHPEVDGGVACAGDLVALARIDELHVDQILHAPGVAEDLAPVKPTYPAPVLTLALEAATKVDDVKLGTALQRLCEEDPTLHAGQDRQTREYVISGQGELHLKVVLEKLKNRFGVTVTTRAPRISYRETIAARAEGHHRLKKQTGGAGQFAEVFLRVEPRGRGEGFEFVNDVFGGAIPHQFISSVEKGVIDALEAGGLSGSPVQDVRVVITDGKAHSVDSKDIAFRTAAKLAFRDAFARARPVLLEPIVNLEIMVPEAHTGTVTTDLKNMRGKVLGFETLPDGVTQIHAQAPLAEVGNYVGQLRGSTSGQGSFSMELAQYDVAPPAIAQKVAAAYRPHAEE, translated from the coding sequence ATGAAGGTCGCCACGAGCTTTCGTCCCCAGGACATCCGCAACATCGCCCTCATCGGCCGCGCCGGCGCCGGCAAGACCACGCTGGCCGAGGCGCTGCTCCACCGCTGCGGCGCGATCACCCGCATGGGCTCGGTCGACGACGCGACCACCATCAGCGACTACGAGCCGGAGGCCAAGAAGCACCACCAGTCGATCAGCGCGACGATGCTGTTCGCGACCCACGCGGGCCGCGAGATCAACATCATCGACACCCCCGGGCACCCCGACTTCGTGGGCCACGCGCTCGCGGCGCTGCCCGCCGTCGAGATCGCGGTGCTGGTGATCGACGCCGGCGCCGGCCTCGACCTGCCGACCCGGCGCCTGTACGCGGCGGCCGGCGAGCTGGGCCTGGCCCGGATGATCGTCGTCAACAAGATCGACACCAACCTCGGCGGGCTGCCGGCGGTGGTCGAGGGCCTGCGCGCCACGCTCGGGCCCAACCTGCACTGCATCAACCTGCCCAGCGCCAAGGGCACCGACGTGATCGACTGCTTCGACCACGCCGCGGGCGCGTCGGACTTCGGCTCGGTCGCCGAGGTCCACCAGGAGATGCTGGAGTCGTCGATCGAGGTCGACGACGCCGCGCTCGAGCGCTACCTCGGCGGCGAGCCGATCGATCTCCCGGCGCTGCGCCAGTGCTTCGTCACCGCGATGGCGCGCGGCCACGTCGTGCCGGTGCTGTTCACGGCCGCCAGCGCCGAGGTCGGCGTCGATGATCTGCTCCACATCCTGGTCGAGGAGGGCCCCAGCCCGATCACCGGCCGACCCCGGCGCCTGCGCCAGGGCGAGCAGACCGTCGAGCTCGGCTGCGACGCCGACGCGCCGCTGATCGCCCACGTCTGGAAGATCGCCAACGATCCCTACGCCGGCAAGCTGGCGATGGTGCGGATCCTCCAGGGCACGCTCGACGGCCAGACCCCGTTCGTCGCCGCCAGCGATCGCAAGGCGCGCAAGGCCGGCGCCGTGCTCAAGGTCGAGGGCCGTGAGCACCCCGAGGTCGACGGCGGCGTCGCCTGCGCCGGCGATCTGGTCGCGCTGGCCCGGATCGACGAGCTCCACGTCGATCAGATCCTCCACGCCCCGGGCGTGGCCGAGGACCTCGCGCCGGTGAAGCCGACCTACCCGGCGCCGGTGCTGACGCTCGCGCTCGAGGCCGCGACCAAGGTCGACGACGTCAAGCTGGGCACGGCGCTGCAGCGGCTGTGCGAGGAGGATCCCACGCTCCACGCCGGCCAGGATCGTCAGACCCGCGAGTACGTGATCAGCGGCCAGGGCGAGCTGCACCTGAAGGTCGTCCTCGAGAAGCTCAAGAACCGGTTCGGCGTCACGGTCACGACCCGGGCGCCGCGCATCTCGTACCGCGAGACGATCGCGGCCCGGGCCGAGGGCCACCACCGCCTCAAGAAGCAGACCGGCGGCGCCGGGCAGTTCGCCGAGGTGTTCCTGCGGGTCGAGCCGCGCGGCCGCGGCGAGGGCTTCGAGTTCGTCAACGACGTGTTCGGGGGGGCCATCCCGCACCAGTTCATCAGCTCGGTCGAGAAGGGCGTCATCGACGCGCTCGAGGCCGGCGGCCTGTCGGGCTCGCCGGTGCAAGATGTGCGCGTGGTCATCACCGACGGCAAGGCCCACTCGGTCGACAGCAAGGACATCGCGTTCCGCACCGCCGCCAAGCTGGCGTTCCGCGACGCGTTCGCGCGGGCCCGGCCGGTGCTGCTCGAGCCGATCGTCAACCTCGAGATCATGGTGCCCGAGGCCCACACCGGCACGGTCACGACCGATCTGAAGAACATGCGCGGCAAGGTCCTCGGGTTCGAGACCCTGCCCGACGGCGTCACCCAGATCCACGCCCAGGCCCCGCTGGCCGAGGTCGGCAACTACGTCGGCCAGCTCCGCGGCTCGACCAGCGGCCAGGGCAGCTTCTCGATGGAGCTGGCCCAGTACGACGTCGCGCCGCCGGCGATCGCGCAGAAGGTCGCGGCCGCGTACCGGCCGCACGCCGAGGAGTAG
- a CDS encoding RNA-binding protein, with the protein MSTRLYVGNLSFNTSTDSVRAAFEEFGTVSDVHLVSDRETGRPRGFGFVTMGTPEEAKKAIEGMDGQNLDGRPLRVNEAEERPARGGGGGGGGFRGGGGGGGYRGGGGGGGGYGGGGGGYGGGGGGYGGGGDGGGGGGGDRGGGRGGRGGRGGGGGGYR; encoded by the coding sequence ATGAGCACCCGTCTGTACGTTGGCAACCTTTCTTTCAACACTTCGACCGACAGTGTCCGCGCCGCCTTCGAGGAGTTCGGCACGGTCTCCGACGTCCACCTGGTGAGCGACCGGGAGACCGGTCGGCCCCGCGGGTTCGGCTTCGTCACCATGGGCACCCCCGAGGAGGCCAAGAAGGCCATCGAGGGCATGGACGGGCAGAACCTCGACGGTCGCCCGCTCCGCGTCAACGAGGCTGAGGAGCGCCCGGCCCGCGGCGGCGGCGGCGGCGGCGGCGGCTTCCGCGGCGGCGGTGGCGGCGGTGGCTACCGCGGCGGTGGCGGCGGTGGCGGCGGCTACGGCGGTGGCGGCGGTGGCTACGGCGGCGGTGGCGGCGGCTACGGCGGCGGCGGCGACGGCGGCGGTGGCGGCGGTGGCGATCGCGGCGGTGGCCGTGGTGGTCGCGGTGGTCGCGGCGGCGGTGGCGGTGGCTACCGCTGA
- a CDS encoding metal-dependent hydrolase, whose amino-acid sequence MTIPRRDVDFGLDPAAVPRDWVDGCAYATTLLGALSLLFPEGERFFVDSVKQVRDQVTDPALRAEIAGFIAQEAMHGREHRVLNDLLAAHGHAEGAAVERRLRALLDLGRRALPRRSQLAITCALEHFTAILGETLLSDRRQQADFDPSVRALWQWHALEECEHKAVAFDVYRAVGGGYWRRVTTMLYTTALFVTVLALVHARLMVTRRVLWKPWTWARSVGKLWLSPGYFTRLIPAYFAYFRPGFHPRDRDTDALLAAWRAELFGVDGPLVDRAAA is encoded by the coding sequence ATGACCATCCCGCGCCGCGACGTCGATTTCGGCCTCGATCCCGCCGCGGTGCCGCGCGACTGGGTCGACGGCTGTGCCTACGCCACCACGCTGCTGGGCGCGCTGTCCCTGCTGTTCCCCGAGGGCGAGCGGTTCTTCGTCGACTCGGTCAAGCAGGTGCGCGACCAGGTGACCGACCCGGCGCTGCGGGCCGAGATCGCCGGGTTCATCGCCCAGGAGGCCATGCACGGGCGCGAGCACCGCGTGCTCAACGACCTGCTCGCGGCCCACGGCCACGCCGAGGGCGCCGCGGTCGAGCGTCGGCTGCGCGCGCTGCTCGACCTGGGCCGGCGGGCGCTGCCGCGGCGCTCGCAGCTCGCGATCACGTGCGCGCTCGAGCACTTCACCGCGATCCTCGGGGAGACCCTGCTCAGCGATCGCCGGCAGCAGGCCGACTTCGATCCGTCGGTGCGCGCGCTGTGGCAGTGGCACGCGCTCGAGGAGTGCGAGCACAAGGCGGTCGCGTTCGACGTCTACCGCGCGGTCGGCGGCGGCTACTGGCGGCGGGTCACGACCATGCTCTACACCACCGCGCTGTTCGTCACCGTGCTGGCGCTGGTGCACGCGCGCCTGATGGTCACGCGCCGGGTGCTGTGGAAGCCGTGGACCTGGGCCCGCAGCGTCGGCAAGCTGTGGCTGTCGCCGGGCTACTTCACGCGGCTGATCCCGGCGTACTTCGCGTACTTCCGCCCGGGCTTCCACCCGCGCGATCGCGACACCGACGCGCTGCTCGCGGCCTGGCGCGCCGAGCTGTTCGGCGTCGACGGGCCGCTCGTCGATCGCGCCGCGGCGTGA
- a CDS encoding AraC family transcriptional regulator ligand-binding domain-containing protein, which produces MTTSTADIPGAYVRDVIALCGRWHVPAGELTRGLPVTVAALAAPETRVPLAVCAEIVARAHRLTREPALALYVGWQMRLSTHGYLGFAAMTAATVREAIELAVRFAATRTTAIGLALEVEGAAAALVVEERADLGPLREFAVLSLVVGLWQLGRALTGRPLVGTAECGFPAPAFIAQVPFAAGMIRFERPAHRMRFAASVLDLPITSADPVALELARGQCERELAAIVDAGLPARVRAEVVARVDGDAALPAVARALRLSTRTLKRKLAERDTTFTAIVDDLRRQRALLLLDDRALSIGEVAARVGYTELPNFTRAFKRWTGMTPAAYRTR; this is translated from the coding sequence GTGACCACCTCGACCGCCGACATCCCGGGCGCGTACGTGCGCGACGTGATCGCGCTGTGCGGCCGCTGGCACGTACCCGCGGGCGAGCTGACCCGCGGCCTGCCGGTGACCGTCGCGGCGCTGGCCGCCCCCGAGACCCGCGTGCCGCTGGCGGTGTGCGCCGAGATCGTGGCCCGGGCCCACCGCCTCACGCGCGAGCCGGCGCTGGCGCTCTACGTCGGCTGGCAGATGCGGCTGTCGACCCACGGCTACCTCGGGTTCGCGGCCATGACCGCGGCCACGGTGCGCGAGGCCATCGAGCTGGCGGTGCGGTTCGCCGCGACCCGGACGACCGCGATCGGCCTGGCGCTCGAGGTCGAGGGCGCCGCCGCGGCGCTGGTCGTCGAGGAGCGCGCCGACCTCGGCCCGCTGCGCGAGTTCGCGGTGCTGTCGCTGGTGGTCGGGCTGTGGCAGCTCGGCCGCGCGTTGACGGGGCGGCCGCTGGTCGGCACCGCCGAGTGCGGGTTCCCGGCGCCGGCCTTCATCGCGCAGGTGCCGTTCGCGGCCGGGATGATCCGGTTCGAGCGCCCGGCCCACCGCATGCGGTTCGCCGCCAGCGTCCTCGACCTGCCGATCACCTCGGCCGACCCGGTCGCGCTCGAGCTCGCGCGCGGCCAGTGCGAGCGCGAGCTGGCGGCCATCGTCGACGCCGGCCTGCCGGCCCGGGTCCGGGCCGAGGTCGTCGCCCGCGTCGACGGCGACGCCGCGCTGCCCGCGGTCGCGCGCGCGCTCCGGCTGTCGACCCGCACGCTCAAGCGCAAGCTGGCCGAGCGCGACACCACCTTCACCGCCATCGTCGACGATCTGCGCCGGCAGCGGGCGCTGCTGCTGCTCGACGACCGGGCCCTGTCGATCGGCGAGGTCGCGGCCCGGGTCGGCTACACCGAGCTGCCCAACTTCACGCGCGCGTTCAAGCGCTGGACCGGGATGACGCCGGCGGCGTACCGGACCCGCTGA
- a CDS encoding DUF4157 domain-containing protein, translated as MRARLERGFGARLDAVRIHTDANAAAAARGLAARGFAAGRDVYLDLAQPELTGEAGFVLLAHEVAHVLQQTGRATTDQTMVATAQHGPAPVQCAEQAVDAIGLWEDDKIEYATIRARYEHEHGTGDAALNAAFANVEALVGTAFRPVPATTPALAAELLGTGGTAPAAAAKLTAFDALPERVRGFYLDCWKALGQFAAARTALDRAGRDLRTAFLSKAFYLAYRKANPSSAFVIEALARPERTGSPKRMVLKTLFFTNWANTYLPFLLSPTSRWMYDLSIQGGSFQKAAAAAMKAAQESKGLEENELFFVTLTALVKLDELRTSWLPDLAARLLKQGHLATVTRQNLAARLAEPDDGGPDWQSAPTKTDDADFSPEQLKMLGHLRPLVKAKAALALAYWRGVDDRVLASGEARTAFQAGLRADARLKPFVKHLIAMGKALFTEKNAGRFDSLPKPDVYGGKVKNAREHLRAHVYKHYEVPLIQSIRKGADPSDADLRIGWVLVAADLLDQQLRDYDVAADKGFAKVDLGTAAKKNEKLLADHRIGHRIRVARLVNNIAAILASDALSATVKGVLAPKENQVALDRAWTQSKDIRLGDMSRDLGAGAVPVNFPSIKLTFGLMERFLYADYYRQLTGQLETLLGQRKDDFSDTHQPILTDAVKAVETWPRPERWIMPGSIVLKGTSPTESISNLLLDHPRVAEVRGGRAGFFTATADGERVHADGAVVWAIPRMDQMVELLRKIPGLDDAVRTVWNATYVDPMPAQPAYWTWLDMLEKLAKAGTLVGGTSVDELLRKQLTGDYDLALKGDVTHVGLEDAARRATSHQRRVHEETRIFPHWRAYDRYQLDKMFEPREAASWMLDFGGFIMPDEDRPAQMAAMVLETAAVMNGAIGGDLRDIPISQVLPLISGTLRVWKEEHDPRYRPRVLAIRRGDYTEAMMAMAAALLANQEKTLKEAVLEHQLEFGMLGEVGSQSLRAVGETYHFHAGYDNGFHHEGVRYQLVKVYKSFRWHTRFPMGLAGGVPWPGTDDTAGDAFLVDEKRRRIAPTGDLLFKIKIGDSFWDVADTNFRMLGQVSHATAMYSILKGLKKLAGALDTFADAIMVAASWFPPTAAAARVARIAAAVFETMGSDELKEILDAFSKDGVGAIRKYVEHILGFFKISPEQAVLWLLFDTVDRKFDVPDHGTDRQRSVGRKQGKWARVAAIARNILRLGTRMLARVQRVRAVAQTPVRRAHLWLISHPGASTVARFVLQNYERLPSIDLAELIGGGAATDKDRKATYEEQLKEGANGLLERGAEMLNTLSHVELPEELVKLETVIEFIIDTIIDRLGFEYRIGYAGMKAILSELDIWQDGLKAIADGLKSGGIDPNELWRQQIRDRFNPTLVEFRDEFVGALKGKLSEVPFLAKMVKTPDAASVPIAAQTDGSGFPEQEDQPETEPFLQPGGAGGSGAPPSPPSFEAGAPLSVDTRAAVEPRLGHDLGHVRLHTGGDAGAMTSAYGAEGLTTGSHVFLRPGLDPGSTFGTRVLHHELTHVVQQTGPRPLGAAHSSSPQVGTAGLGLNVDTAREASADRVAGGGHLDDADLGATRGLQPFGSDFFRRFLREMTADTAIRKNMEEIDAGKGGAKYLEEELAEDADARAVAAALKSGGVAALFSALTSMKPADFKMAPFNLPDVAAAVVKYIADNADKKKKIESAIPVLVYKARLDHRTKAGKDAPVKTYYYVPPRKLELELADYLFAQTGVAITIDLAETKGKGPVARKDVVDATKPIKGVRAGYLHLPFLGGTAGLWDTVIENTFATKPSIKTKYASTTDAKAEYKAAARLVLSRLGPRPGTYDNKSKVLKLSDTVAALVEAEAHPPTGDLPANQLPVAKDYLRTNHADEGGTPIAPDPSYGHVGLRLGTYAEFGPAGSQKGYERDAHHTTQYLLLEYLHNMHKTNSPFPVKAGIASDYYPGVSGDASGVTTIKGIQVARFEAGRGAEMPIILLSKHTHRSDVHIHAEPDESVENKSKSAPGQAVDNHFYDGLGGASERSAWRALFKNKEALRAAQKANAPLEVAGKSLARDAVAERIFSAACTTYKWMRDEMQTKLKDALATREVDYYNFTAETGRLDKATHWLEPSATAAPWKLAVKWNNARMESGGAGFDPTK; from the coding sequence GTGCGCGCGCGACTCGAGCGCGGCTTCGGCGCGCGCCTCGACGCGGTGCGGATCCACACCGACGCCAACGCCGCCGCCGCGGCGCGCGGGCTGGCCGCGCGCGGCTTCGCGGCCGGCCGCGACGTCTACCTCGATCTGGCGCAACCGGAGCTGACCGGCGAGGCCGGGTTCGTGCTGCTCGCGCACGAGGTCGCGCACGTCCTGCAGCAGACCGGACGCGCGACCACCGATCAGACGATGGTCGCGACGGCGCAGCACGGCCCCGCGCCGGTCCAGTGCGCCGAGCAGGCGGTCGACGCGATCGGGCTGTGGGAGGACGACAAGATCGAGTACGCGACGATCCGCGCGCGCTACGAGCACGAGCACGGCACCGGCGATGCGGCGCTCAACGCGGCCTTCGCGAACGTCGAGGCGCTGGTCGGCACCGCGTTCCGGCCGGTTCCCGCCACCACGCCGGCGCTCGCCGCCGAGCTGCTCGGCACCGGCGGCACCGCGCCCGCCGCCGCGGCCAAGCTCACCGCCTTCGACGCGCTGCCCGAGCGCGTCCGCGGCTTCTACCTCGACTGCTGGAAGGCGCTCGGCCAGTTCGCCGCGGCGCGCACCGCGCTCGATCGCGCCGGCCGCGATCTGCGCACCGCGTTCCTGTCGAAGGCCTTCTACCTCGCGTACCGCAAGGCCAACCCGTCCTCGGCGTTCGTCATCGAGGCGCTGGCGCGGCCCGAGCGCACCGGCTCGCCCAAGCGCATGGTGCTGAAGACGCTCTTCTTCACCAACTGGGCCAACACCTATCTGCCGTTCTTGCTGAGCCCGACGTCGCGCTGGATGTACGACCTGTCGATCCAGGGCGGCTCGTTCCAGAAGGCCGCGGCCGCGGCGATGAAGGCCGCGCAGGAATCCAAGGGTCTCGAGGAGAACGAGCTGTTCTTCGTCACCCTGACGGCCCTGGTCAAGCTCGACGAGCTGCGAACTTCCTGGTTGCCCGATCTCGCGGCGCGGTTGCTGAAGCAGGGGCACCTGGCGACCGTGACGCGGCAGAACCTGGCGGCGCGCCTGGCCGAGCCCGACGACGGGGGGCCCGACTGGCAGTCGGCGCCGACCAAGACCGACGACGCGGACTTCTCGCCCGAGCAACTGAAGATGCTGGGCCACCTGCGGCCGCTGGTGAAGGCGAAGGCGGCGCTGGCGCTGGCGTACTGGCGCGGCGTCGACGATCGGGTCCTGGCGAGCGGCGAGGCGCGGACCGCGTTCCAGGCGGGCCTCCGCGCCGACGCTCGCCTCAAGCCCTTCGTGAAGCACCTGATCGCGATGGGCAAGGCGCTCTTCACCGAGAAGAACGCCGGGCGCTTCGACTCGCTGCCCAAGCCCGACGTCTACGGCGGCAAGGTCAAGAACGCGCGCGAGCACCTCCGCGCCCACGTCTACAAGCACTACGAGGTGCCGTTGATCCAGTCGATCCGGAAGGGCGCCGACCCGAGCGACGCCGACCTCCGGATCGGATGGGTGCTCGTGGCCGCCGATCTGCTCGATCAGCAACTGCGCGACTACGACGTCGCCGCCGACAAGGGCTTCGCCAAGGTCGACCTCGGCACCGCGGCGAAGAAGAACGAGAAGCTCCTCGCCGATCACCGGATCGGTCATCGCATCCGGGTCGCGCGGCTGGTCAACAACATCGCGGCCATCCTCGCGTCGGACGCGCTGTCCGCCACCGTCAAGGGCGTGCTCGCGCCCAAGGAGAATCAGGTCGCGCTCGATCGAGCGTGGACGCAGTCCAAGGACATCCGCCTCGGCGACATGTCGCGCGATCTCGGCGCCGGCGCGGTGCCCGTCAACTTCCCGTCGATCAAGCTCACCTTCGGCCTGATGGAGCGGTTCCTCTACGCCGACTACTATCGCCAGCTCACCGGCCAGCTCGAGACGCTGCTCGGCCAGCGCAAGGACGACTTCTCCGACACCCACCAGCCGATCCTCACCGACGCGGTGAAGGCGGTCGAGACCTGGCCGCGCCCCGAGCGCTGGATCATGCCGGGCTCGATCGTGCTGAAGGGGACCAGCCCGACCGAGTCGATCTCGAACCTCCTGCTCGACCACCCGCGCGTCGCGGAGGTCCGCGGCGGGCGCGCCGGCTTCTTCACCGCGACCGCCGACGGCGAGCGCGTCCACGCCGACGGCGCCGTGGTGTGGGCCATCCCGCGCATGGATCAGATGGTGGAGCTCCTGCGCAAGATCCCCGGCCTCGACGACGCGGTCCGCACGGTGTGGAACGCCACGTACGTCGACCCCATGCCCGCGCAGCCCGCCTACTGGACCTGGCTCGACATGCTGGAGAAGCTCGCGAAGGCGGGCACGTTGGTCGGCGGCACGTCGGTCGACGAGCTCTTGCGCAAGCAGCTCACCGGCGACTACGACCTCGCGCTCAAGGGCGACGTGACCCACGTCGGTCTCGAGGACGCCGCGCGCCGCGCCACGAGCCATCAGCGCCGGGTTCACGAGGAGACGCGCATCTTCCCGCACTGGCGCGCCTACGATCGCTACCAGCTCGACAAGATGTTCGAGCCGCGCGAGGCGGCGTCGTGGATGCTCGACTTCGGCGGGTTCATCATGCCCGACGAGGATCGGCCGGCGCAGATGGCGGCGATGGTGCTCGAGACCGCGGCGGTCATGAACGGGGCGATCGGCGGTGATCTGCGCGACATCCCCATCAGCCAGGTCCTGCCGCTGATCTCGGGGACGCTGCGGGTGTGGAAGGAAGAGCACGATCCGCGCTACCGACCACGGGTGCTGGCGATCCGGCGCGGCGACTACACTGAAGCCATGATGGCCATGGCGGCCGCGCTCCTGGCCAACCAGGAGAAGACGCTCAAGGAGGCGGTGCTCGAGCATCAGCTCGAGTTCGGCATGCTCGGCGAGGTCGGCTCGCAGAGCCTGCGCGCGGTCGGCGAGACCTATCACTTCCACGCCGGCTACGACAACGGCTTCCACCACGAGGGCGTGCGCTACCAGCTCGTGAAGGTCTACAAGTCGTTTCGCTGGCACACCCGGTTCCCCATGGGGCTGGCCGGCGGCGTGCCGTGGCCCGGTACCGACGACACCGCGGGCGATGCGTTCCTGGTCGACGAGAAGCGCCGGCGGATCGCGCCGACTGGCGACCTCCTCTTCAAGATCAAGATCGGCGATTCCTTCTGGGACGTCGCCGATACCAACTTCCGCATGCTGGGTCAGGTCTCGCATGCGACCGCGATGTACTCGATCCTCAAGGGCCTGAAGAAGCTGGCCGGCGCGCTCGACACGTTCGCCGACGCGATCATGGTGGCCGCGAGTTGGTTCCCGCCGACCGCCGCCGCGGCCCGGGTGGCGCGCATCGCGGCCGCGGTCTTCGAGACCATGGGCAGCGACGAGCTCAAGGAGATCCTCGACGCCTTCAGCAAGGACGGCGTCGGCGCGATCCGCAAGTACGTCGAGCACATCCTCGGCTTCTTCAAGATCTCGCCCGAGCAGGCGGTGCTGTGGCTCCTGTTCGACACCGTCGATCGCAAGTTCGACGTGCCCGATCACGGCACCGACCGACAGCGGAGCGTCGGCCGCAAGCAGGGCAAGTGGGCGCGCGTCGCCGCGATCGCCCGCAACATCCTGCGGCTGGGCACGCGCATGCTCGCGCGTGTCCAGCGCGTGCGCGCCGTCGCGCAGACGCCGGTGCGGCGCGCCCACCTGTGGTTGATCAGCCATCCCGGCGCGTCGACGGTCGCGCGCTTCGTGCTGCAGAACTACGAGCGGCTGCCGTCGATCGACCTCGCCGAGCTGATCGGCGGCGGCGCCGCGACCGACAAGGACCGCAAGGCGACGTACGAGGAGCAGTTGAAGGAAGGCGCCAATGGCCTGCTCGAGCGTGGCGCCGAGATGCTCAACACGCTGTCGCACGTCGAGCTGCCCGAGGAGCTGGTCAAGCTCGAGACGGTGATCGAGTTCATCATCGACACGATCATCGATCGACTCGGGTTTGAGTACCGCATCGGCTACGCCGGCATGAAGGCGATCTTGAGCGAGCTCGACATCTGGCAGGACGGGCTCAAGGCCATCGCCGATGGCTTGAAGTCGGGTGGCATCGATCCCAACGAGCTGTGGCGCCAGCAGATCCGCGATCGCTTCAACCCCACGCTGGTCGAGTTCCGCGACGAGTTCGTCGGCGCGCTGAAGGGCAAGCTCAGCGAAGTGCCGTTCCTGGCGAAGATGGTCAAGACGCCGGACGCCGCCAGCGTGCCCATCGCCGCACAGACCGACGGCTCGGGCTTTCCCGAGCAGGAAGATCAGCCGGAGACCGAGCCGTTCTTGCAACCCGGTGGCGCGGGCGGGTCAGGCGCGCCGCCGTCGCCGCCGTCGTTCGAGGCCGGTGCGCCGCTGTCGGTCGACACCCGCGCGGCGGTGGAACCGCGGCTCGGCCACGACCTCGGCCACGTCCGCCTCCACACCGGTGGCGACGCTGGCGCCATGACGTCGGCGTACGGCGCCGAGGGCCTCACCACCGGCAGCCACGTCTTCTTGCGGCCCGGCCTCGACCCCGGCTCGACGTTCGGGACGCGCGTGCTCCACCACGAGCTGACCCACGTTGTCCAGCAGACCGGCCCGCGCCCGCTCGGCGCGGCCCACTCGTCATCGCCGCAGGTCGGGACCGCCGGGCTCGGGCTCAACGTCGACACCGCGCGCGAGGCGTCGGCCGATCGCGTCGCCGGCGGTGGACACCTCGACGACGCCGACCTCGGCGCGACGCGGGGCCTGCAGCCGTTCGGCTCGGACTTCTTCCGCAGGTTCCTGCGCGAGATGACCGCCGACACCGCGATCCGCAAGAACATGGAGGAGATCGACGCCGGCAAGGGCGGCGCGAAGTACCTCGAGGAGGAACTGGCCGAGGACGCCGACGCGCGCGCGGTCGCGGCGGCCCTGAAGAGCGGCGGGGTCGCGGCGCTGTTCTCCGCGCTCACCTCGATGAAGCCGGCCGACTTCAAGATGGCGCCGTTCAACCTTCCGGACGTCGCGGCGGCGGTGGTGAAGTACATCGCCGACAACGCCGACAAGAAGAAGAAGATCGAGAGCGCGATCCCGGTCTTGGTCTACAAGGCCCGGCTCGATCACAGGACCAAGGCCGGCAAGGACGCGCCGGTGAAGACGTACTACTACGTGCCGCCGCGCAAGCTCGAGCTGGAGCTCGCCGACTACCTGTTCGCGCAGACCGGCGTCGCGATCACGATCGACCTCGCCGAGACCAAGGGCAAGGGGCCGGTGGCGCGCAAGGACGTCGTCGACGCCACCAAGCCGATCAAGGGGGTCCGCGCGGGCTACCTGCACCTGCCGTTCCTCGGCGGCACCGCCGGGCTGTGGGACACGGTCATCGAGAACACGTTCGCGACCAAGCCGTCGATCAAGACCAAGTACGCGTCGACGACCGACGCCAAGGCCGAGTACAAGGCCGCGGCCCGGCTGGTGCTCAGCCGGCTCGGTCCTCGCCCGGGGACCTACGACAACAAGTCGAAGGTGCTGAAGCTCAGCGACACGGTGGCCGCGCTGGTCGAGGCTGAGGCCCATCCGCCCACCGGCGATCTGCCGGCGAACCAGTTGCCGGTGGCGAAGGACTACCTGCGCACCAACCACGCCGACGAGGGCGGCACGCCGATCGCGCCCGACCCGAGCTACGGCCACGTCGGGTTGCGGCTCGGCACCTACGCCGAGTTCGGCCCGGCTGGCAGCCAGAAGGGCTACGAGCGCGACGCCCACCACACCACGCAGTACCTGCTGCTCGAGTACCTGCACAACATGCACAAGACCAACTCGCCCTTCCCGGTGAAGGCGGGTATCGCGAGCGACTACTATCCCGGCGTGTCGGGCGACGCGAGCGGCGTCACGACGATCAAGGGCATCCAGGTCGCCAGGTTCGAGGCGGGCCGCGGCGCCGAGATGCCGATCATCTTGCTCAGCAAGCACACCCACCGCAGCGACGTCCACATCCACGCCGAGCCCGACGAGAGCGTCGAGAACAAGAGCAAGTCGGCGCCGGGGCAGGCGGTCGACAACCACTTCTACGACGGGCTCGGCGGCGCCAGCGAGCGGTCGGCCTGGCGCGCGCTGTTCAAGAACAAGGAAGCGCTGCGCGCCGCGCAGAAGGCCAACGCGCCGCTCGAGGTCGCCGGCAAGTCGCTAGCCCGCGACGCGGTGGCCGAGCGGATCTTCTCGGCGGCGTGCACGACCTACAAGTGGATGCGCGACGAGATGCAGACGAAGCTCAAGGACGCGCTTGCGACCCGGGAGGTCGACTACTACAACTTCACCGCGGAGACCGGGAGGCTGGACAAGGCGACGCACTGGCTCGAGCCCAGCGCCACCGCGGCTCCGTGGAAGCTCGCCGTGAAGTGGAACAACGCCAGGATGGAGTCGGGTGGTGCCGGGTTCGATCCCACGAAGTGA